A portion of the Krasilnikovia cinnamomea genome contains these proteins:
- a CDS encoding cation-translocating P-type ATPase, with protein MTLAQAGPRPAGLSSAEATELLSVHGPNAVAQPRPQRLPSRILRQLTDPLVALLIAAAVVTTALQDLTDTIVIALVVVLNTSIGVVQEVRADRAIAALDRLAAPTARAIRDGNDVVIPAADLVPGDVVRLEAGDVVPADLQLRDAFRFRLDEAALTGESVPVERKPGDESYAGTVVVVGRATGEVVRTGPASALGRIAELVVGTRPTLTPLQRRLARLSRVLGLTAVVLSGVVFALGLLAGREVVTMAVTAVSLVVAAVPESLPAVVTLALALGAHRMAQARAIPRRLHAVETLGSVTVIASDKTGTLTEGRMAVQTAAVTDATRYTVVGAGYSPAGEVRHDAEPVDPPEMLRELGRAVLLCNDAALLPPDTDHPQWTAVGDPLEAALIAFAARCRLDVDGERTAHPRVAEHPFDQAQRRMVTVHQNPDGSHLIVCKGAPEAVLHEPVVTGPPATIMALRTAAADMAADGLRVLAVAAAVADGSVDVANPAGLRPLGVVGIGDPLRAGAPDTAAMFAEAGVRLVLITGDHPATAAAIAGRLGLLDRDDQVINGDTGAPGDAAEHARVYARTQPEQKLDIISALQQHGHVVAMTGDGVNDAPALRRADIGVAMGGGTEVARQAADLVLVDDELATVAHAIGEGRRIYDNIRRFLRYGLSGGTAEILIMLFGPFLGLPVPLLPAQILWVNLLTHGLPGVALGAEPASPDVLKRPPRSPQESVLGDGLLRDVLLGGLAITLTVLGAGVVAHHQGRPWQSVVFVVLGLSQLGVAMAVRARRVHGGPGNPALIVAVAVSALLQVGGVLVPVLRELLGTVALTAPELLACAAVSLLPGIGLLLQRRLRLTPTKTPPAQTPSPHTAP; from the coding sequence ATGACCCTTGCGCAAGCCGGGCCCCGACCGGCAGGACTGTCTTCCGCGGAGGCCACGGAGCTGCTCAGCGTCCATGGGCCCAACGCGGTAGCCCAGCCACGACCGCAGCGACTTCCCAGCCGGATCCTGCGCCAGCTCACCGACCCACTTGTCGCGCTGCTGATCGCCGCGGCCGTGGTGACCACGGCACTCCAGGACCTCACCGACACGATCGTGATCGCGCTCGTCGTGGTGCTCAACACGAGCATCGGTGTGGTGCAGGAAGTCCGCGCCGACCGGGCCATCGCGGCACTCGACCGCCTCGCCGCCCCGACCGCCCGGGCGATCCGCGACGGCAACGACGTGGTGATCCCCGCCGCCGACCTCGTGCCAGGCGATGTCGTCCGCCTTGAGGCCGGCGACGTCGTACCCGCCGACCTGCAGCTGCGCGACGCATTCCGGTTCCGGCTGGATGAGGCCGCATTGACCGGCGAGTCGGTGCCCGTCGAGCGCAAGCCCGGCGACGAATCGTACGCCGGGACGGTCGTCGTGGTGGGCCGGGCGACCGGGGAGGTCGTCCGTACCGGGCCGGCCAGCGCGCTGGGCCGCATCGCCGAACTGGTCGTCGGCACGCGGCCGACCCTGACTCCGCTGCAGCGTCGCCTCGCTCGGCTGAGCCGCGTCCTGGGCCTCACCGCCGTGGTGCTGTCCGGCGTGGTCTTCGCACTCGGCCTGCTGGCCGGACGCGAGGTCGTGACCATGGCGGTGACCGCCGTGAGCCTCGTGGTCGCCGCCGTACCGGAATCGCTACCCGCGGTGGTGACCCTCGCGTTGGCACTGGGCGCCCACCGGATGGCACAGGCCCGAGCCATCCCCCGCCGTCTGCACGCCGTCGAGACCCTCGGTTCGGTGACGGTCATCGCCTCCGACAAGACCGGAACCCTCACCGAAGGCCGCATGGCCGTCCAGACAGCCGCGGTCACGGACGCCACCCGCTACACCGTGGTCGGTGCCGGATACTCTCCCGCCGGAGAGGTACGCCACGACGCTGAGCCGGTCGACCCCCCAGAGATGCTGCGTGAGCTGGGGCGTGCCGTGCTGCTGTGCAACGACGCCGCCCTACTCCCCCCGGACACCGACCACCCGCAATGGACCGCGGTCGGCGATCCGCTGGAGGCGGCGCTGATCGCCTTCGCCGCGCGGTGCCGCCTCGACGTCGACGGCGAGCGCACCGCCCACCCCAGAGTCGCGGAACACCCGTTCGACCAAGCGCAGCGTCGCATGGTCACCGTCCACCAGAACCCGGACGGCTCGCACCTGATCGTCTGCAAGGGGGCTCCCGAAGCCGTACTGCATGAGCCGGTCGTGACCGGCCCGCCCGCCACCATCATGGCGCTGCGGACGGCGGCGGCCGACATGGCAGCCGACGGCCTACGCGTCCTGGCGGTGGCCGCAGCGGTAGCCGACGGTTCCGTCGACGTCGCGAACCCGGCGGGACTGCGCCCCCTCGGCGTGGTCGGGATCGGTGACCCACTGCGGGCCGGCGCCCCGGACACCGCCGCCATGTTCGCAGAAGCAGGCGTGCGGCTCGTTCTCATCACCGGTGACCACCCCGCCACCGCCGCGGCCATCGCCGGTCGGCTGGGCCTGCTCGATCGGGACGATCAAGTGATCAACGGTGACACCGGTGCGCCGGGCGACGCCGCCGAACATGCCCGGGTGTACGCTCGCACCCAGCCGGAGCAGAAGCTCGACATCATCTCGGCACTCCAGCAGCACGGCCACGTGGTGGCCATGACCGGGGACGGCGTCAACGATGCCCCAGCGCTGCGGCGGGCGGACATCGGCGTGGCCATGGGCGGCGGCACGGAGGTCGCCCGGCAGGCCGCCGATCTCGTCCTGGTCGACGACGAGCTGGCCACGGTCGCGCATGCCATCGGCGAGGGCCGGCGAATCTACGACAACATCCGCCGCTTCCTGCGCTACGGGCTCTCCGGAGGCACTGCCGAGATCCTCATCATGTTGTTCGGCCCGTTTCTGGGTCTGCCCGTACCGCTCCTTCCCGCCCAGATCCTCTGGGTCAACCTGCTCACCCACGGCCTGCCGGGCGTGGCCCTCGGGGCCGAGCCGGCCAGCCCGGACGTGCTGAAGCGCCCACCCCGTTCCCCGCAAGAGTCCGTACTCGGTGACGGCCTGCTACGCGACGTCCTGCTCGGCGGCCTGGCCATCACCCTCACCGTGCTCGGCGCCGGAGTCGTCGCACACCATCAAGGACGGCCCTGGCAGTCAGTGGTCTTCGTGGTCCTCGGCCTGTCCCAACTCGGCGTAGCCATGGCCGTCCGCGCCCGGCGGGTCCATGGCGGGCCAGGAAACCCCGCACTGATCGTGGCGGTGGCGGTCTCGGCGCTGCTGCAGGTCGGCGGCGTCCTCGTTCCCGTGCTGCGGGAACTGCTCGGCACCGTCGCGCTGACCGCGCCAGAACTGCTTGCCTGCGCCGCCGTCTCATTGCTGCCCGGAATCGGCCTGCTGTTGCAACGCCGCCTCAGACTTACGCCGACCAAGACCCCGCCAGCCCAAACCCCCAGCCCGCACACGGCGCCCTGA
- a CDS encoding Acg family FMN-binding oxidoreductase: MREPSGGADVERLASYVATATAAPSLHNSQPWRFRIRDGGVDVIADWARQLAVIDPSGRELLISVGAALFTLRLAIRHDGRRPSLTFPQDPDDPRLVARVTPERAEAVTGVVRALFDAVPERHTNRWPFAPSVVAAPDLEELACAAHREGASLTVAGAVARAAILGLTRTAEQRLRGDHGYRAELTQWTLPSPGRRDGVPTAAMGPWDALETTPVRDFGLALPQLTRPAERFEPFPTIVTLSTAGDTPADWLAAGQALQRVLLTATVLHLATTPFSQPVEIPAIRELLTTQGRHAQILIRLGIGPPTYATPRRPLCEVLMMEPVAAVGTPR; the protein is encoded by the coding sequence ATGAGGGAACCGTCGGGTGGGGCAGATGTCGAACGCCTGGCCAGCTACGTGGCGACCGCGACTGCCGCGCCGTCGCTGCACAACAGCCAACCCTGGCGTTTCCGTATCCGCGACGGCGGAGTCGACGTGATCGCGGACTGGGCACGCCAGCTGGCGGTGATCGACCCGTCCGGACGTGAGCTGCTGATCAGCGTGGGTGCGGCATTGTTCACCCTTCGGCTCGCCATTCGGCACGACGGGCGCCGGCCGTCGCTGACTTTTCCTCAGGACCCCGACGATCCCCGTCTGGTCGCCCGAGTCACTCCGGAGCGGGCCGAGGCCGTCACGGGCGTCGTGCGAGCCTTGTTCGACGCCGTCCCGGAGCGTCACACCAACCGCTGGCCGTTCGCTCCGTCGGTGGTTGCCGCGCCCGACCTTGAGGAGCTGGCCTGTGCGGCGCACCGCGAAGGGGCCAGCCTCACGGTGGCCGGCGCGGTGGCTCGCGCGGCCATCCTCGGCCTGACCAGAACTGCCGAACAACGGTTGCGCGGCGATCACGGCTATCGTGCGGAGCTGACCCAGTGGACGCTGCCTTCTCCCGGCCGGCGCGACGGCGTGCCGACAGCCGCGATGGGGCCGTGGGACGCTCTCGAGACCACGCCGGTACGCGACTTCGGTCTGGCCTTGCCACAGCTCACCCGGCCTGCCGAGCGATTCGAGCCGTTTCCCACGATCGTCACACTGTCGACCGCGGGCGACACCCCCGCGGACTGGCTCGCCGCCGGCCAGGCATTGCAGCGGGTGCTGCTCACCGCCACCGTCCTGCACCTGGCGACAACTCCGTTCAGTCAGCCGGTGGAGATCCCGGCAATCCGGGAACTGCTGACCACACAGGGCCGGCATGCGCAGATCCTGATCAGACTGGGCATCGGCCCTCCGACGTACGCGACCCCTCGCCGCCCACTCTGCGAGGTACTGATGATGGAGCCGGTCGCGGCTGTCGGGACGCCACGGTAG
- a CDS encoding protealysin inhibitor emfourin gives MTLGLAVIGGPASAAAISASQVTLIRTGGFAGVHDCYVVDSTTVHADTPRLMQLVSSWQFRRLDATYPASTQGADRFVYTVVVRYGHRWTKTVHTIEGADAPAVLWQTISLTQQISLDVSSTPAR, from the coding sequence ATGACCTTGGGGCTAGCGGTGATCGGCGGACCGGCCTCCGCGGCCGCGATCTCCGCGTCGCAGGTGACGCTGATCCGGACGGGCGGATTCGCTGGCGTCCACGACTGCTACGTGGTCGATTCCACCACGGTGCACGCGGACACTCCGCGCCTGATGCAGCTCGTTTCGAGCTGGCAGTTCCGGCGGCTCGATGCCACATACCCCGCAAGCACCCAGGGCGCCGACCGCTTCGTCTACACCGTGGTCGTGCGGTACGGCCACCGGTGGACCAAGACCGTCCACACCATCGAAGGCGCCGACGCACCCGCCGTCCTGTGGCAGACGATCAGCCTCACCCAGCAAATCAGCCTCGACGTCTCGTCCACGCCCGCACGCTGA
- a CDS encoding AAA family ATPase, whose product MRSTKAATAFAAAIETHAAVVYLAGDRAFKLKKPVDLGFLDFRERAVRESVCHREVELNRRLAPDVYLGVADVHGPDGSVCDHLVVMRRMPTDRRLTTLLAAQAPVDEALRRLARMLAAFHARAHRGPEVDAEGGRDALRGRWDATFAQLHQFYGSVLPEATAATVERLTHDFLAGRGPLFADRVAAGRIVDGHADLLANDIFCLDDGPRVLDCIEFDDRLRYVDGLDDAAFLAMDLERLGAPRLGAAFLDWYAEFTADPAPASLRHHYVAYRAYVRAKIACLRHAQGDAAAAGEATLHAELAMRHLSTGAVRLVLVGGAPGTGKSTLAGRLADRLGAVVLTSDRVRKELAGVASGQLSAAPYREGIYTAQWTQRTYDELFRRAGRLLDHGETVLLDASFTDAAQRSGARDVATATHSMLTELRCTATPATVAQRIAGRTGDPQEVSDADAMIAAVLAAEADPWPQARTIATDTTPEASMNAALAALDEAGLVLV is encoded by the coding sequence ATGCGATCCACGAAGGCCGCGACGGCGTTCGCGGCGGCCATCGAGACCCACGCCGCCGTGGTGTATCTGGCCGGCGACCGTGCATTCAAGCTGAAGAAGCCGGTCGACCTCGGCTTCCTGGACTTCCGCGAACGCGCCGTCCGGGAGTCGGTGTGTCATCGCGAGGTCGAGCTCAACCGGCGCCTCGCACCGGACGTCTACCTCGGCGTCGCGGACGTCCACGGCCCCGACGGGAGCGTGTGCGACCACCTGGTCGTCATGCGACGGATGCCGACCGACCGCCGTCTCACCACGCTGCTGGCCGCGCAGGCGCCGGTCGATGAGGCGCTGCGACGCCTGGCCCGGATGCTCGCCGCGTTCCATGCTCGAGCGCACCGCGGCCCGGAGGTCGACGCGGAGGGCGGCCGCGACGCGCTGCGCGGGCGATGGGATGCCACGTTCGCGCAGCTCCACCAGTTCTACGGCTCGGTCCTTCCGGAGGCCACCGCCGCCACGGTCGAACGGCTAACACACGACTTCCTGGCCGGCCGCGGTCCCTTGTTCGCCGACCGGGTGGCGGCCGGGCGGATCGTGGACGGCCACGCGGACCTGCTCGCCAACGACATCTTCTGCCTCGACGATGGTCCCCGCGTTCTCGACTGCATCGAGTTCGACGACCGCCTGCGCTACGTGGACGGGCTCGACGACGCGGCCTTTCTTGCTATGGACCTGGAGCGCCTCGGCGCGCCCCGGCTCGGCGCGGCCTTCCTGGACTGGTACGCGGAGTTCACCGCCGACCCCGCACCGGCGTCCCTGCGGCACCACTACGTCGCATACCGGGCGTACGTCCGCGCGAAGATCGCCTGCTTGCGTCACGCGCAGGGCGACGCCGCCGCGGCCGGAGAGGCGACGCTGCACGCCGAGCTGGCGATGCGGCACCTGAGCACCGGTGCGGTGCGTCTCGTCCTCGTCGGTGGCGCGCCCGGCACGGGGAAGTCGACCCTGGCCGGCCGGCTCGCCGACCGGCTCGGCGCGGTGGTCCTGACCAGCGACCGGGTCCGCAAGGAGCTCGCCGGTGTCGCGTCGGGGCAGCTCAGCGCGGCGCCGTACCGCGAGGGAATCTACACCGCGCAGTGGACCCAGCGGACCTACGACGAACTGTTCCGCAGGGCCGGCCGCCTGCTCGACCATGGTGAGACGGTGCTGCTCGACGCGTCGTTCACCGACGCGGCGCAGCGGTCCGGCGCGCGGGACGTGGCCACGGCGACGCACAGCATGCTCACCGAGCTGCGCTGCACGGCCACCCCGGCCACGGTCGCGCAGCGGATCGCCGGCCGCACGGGCGACCCGCAGGAAGTGTCCGACGCGGACGCGATGATCGCTGCAGTGCTGGCCGCCGAGGCGGACCCGTGGCCGCAGGCTCGAACCATAGCCACCGACACCACACCGGAGGCGTCGATGAACGCCGCGCTCGCGGCACTCGACGAGGCCGGCCTGGTCCTGGTGTGA
- a CDS encoding bifunctional GNAT family N-acetyltransferase/acetate--CoA ligase family protein yields MTTSTVPRHCVTTVDALTADGGIVHLRPVRPDDAPALSALYRCSSADGLRMRFFAAPSGSTLDDEVHRLCEPPTNEHQAIAAELAGSIVGVASYEPYDGPRAEFAIFIDDAQRGRGIGTLLLEHLADTARRCGITHLVGEVLPGNTAMLHVARDLTAGSRATLHDGLFDVAVPTEDEDAQRAIADRERHAERASLRPLLRPSAVAVVGAGRHPGGTGHETLRALREYGFTGHLYAINPHADTIAGVPAHPSLKELPGPVDLVVIAVPAPMVVPVLADAAAAGARAAVVLSAGFGESDGLGRTRQAELVRLARDHGIRLVGPNCLGVLSTDPEVRLNASFAPMVPPAGGLAVASQSGAVGIAVIEHAARTGCGLSAFVSLGNKADVSGNDLLAYWFDDPATTAIALYLESFGNPRKFGRLVRALSRRKPVLAVKSGRSIAGKRAGASHTAAAAVPDVTVDALFAQAGVVRAETLGDLLDAARLLTDQPLPAGDRLAVVGNAGGLNILAADAAEAGHLRVPAPSADLRQRLTTVAPGAAGHDNPLDLGAGATPRVFADAVGAVAASGEADAVLLVLVATRANDVSATLAALAPIVDAHPALTIAAVVIGAPGTPPTLGRRRVPVFDLPERAVRALRHAARYAAWRREPLGGWPALPDLDPDTARACAAEGLAAGGGWQPHERTARILTAYGIPLAPAAIALDADAAVAAAGRFGYPVALKCADPELVHKSDTGGVRLGLTDADQVRSAFAGVTAAGRPGYGAVVQPMLSGGVELSCGIVHDPLFGSLVMAGLGGVHTDLLDDRVFRLVPLTDLDAGRMWRALRGAPLLTGYRGSPPADTAAVEDLLLRVGRLAEDLPEVAELDLNPVLAGPAGVVALDAKLRLHPATGEPDPILRDLRRP; encoded by the coding sequence GTGACCACCAGCACCGTGCCTCGTCATTGCGTGACCACCGTGGACGCCCTCACCGCGGACGGGGGCATCGTGCACCTGCGCCCGGTCAGACCCGACGACGCCCCGGCATTGAGCGCGCTGTACCGGTGCTCCTCGGCCGACGGCCTGCGCATGCGATTCTTCGCCGCCCCGTCCGGCAGCACCCTGGACGACGAGGTCCATCGGCTCTGCGAGCCGCCAACGAACGAGCACCAGGCCATCGCCGCCGAGCTGGCGGGATCCATCGTCGGCGTAGCCTCCTACGAGCCATACGACGGCCCGCGGGCCGAGTTCGCCATCTTCATCGACGACGCGCAGCGTGGCCGCGGCATCGGCACGCTGCTGCTCGAACACCTCGCCGACACGGCCCGCCGCTGCGGCATCACCCATCTCGTCGGCGAGGTCCTGCCCGGCAACACCGCCATGCTGCATGTCGCCCGTGACCTCACGGCAGGTTCCCGCGCGACACTGCACGACGGCCTGTTCGACGTCGCGGTGCCCACCGAGGACGAGGACGCGCAGCGGGCAATCGCCGACCGCGAACGCCACGCTGAGCGCGCCTCCCTGCGCCCTCTGCTGCGACCGTCCGCGGTGGCCGTCGTGGGCGCTGGCCGCCACCCCGGCGGCACCGGGCATGAGACGCTACGCGCGCTGCGCGAGTACGGCTTCACCGGCCACCTGTACGCGATCAACCCGCATGCCGACACGATCGCCGGTGTCCCGGCCCATCCCTCGCTGAAGGAGCTGCCCGGCCCGGTCGACCTGGTGGTGATCGCGGTGCCCGCACCGATGGTCGTCCCGGTGCTGGCCGATGCGGCGGCCGCCGGCGCCCGCGCCGCGGTGGTTCTCAGCGCCGGATTCGGCGAGAGCGACGGGCTCGGCCGGACCCGGCAGGCCGAACTCGTGCGTCTCGCTCGTGACCACGGCATCCGGTTGGTCGGACCGAACTGCCTCGGCGTGCTCAGCACCGACCCGGAGGTGCGTTTGAACGCCAGCTTCGCGCCGATGGTGCCGCCGGCCGGCGGACTGGCGGTGGCGTCGCAGTCCGGCGCGGTCGGCATCGCGGTGATCGAGCACGCCGCACGAACCGGGTGCGGGTTGTCCGCGTTCGTCTCGCTGGGCAACAAGGCGGACGTCAGCGGCAACGACCTGCTCGCGTACTGGTTCGACGATCCGGCCACCACCGCCATCGCGCTGTACCTGGAATCGTTCGGTAACCCCCGCAAGTTCGGCCGGCTGGTACGGGCCCTGTCGCGCCGCAAACCCGTACTGGCGGTCAAGAGCGGACGGTCGATCGCCGGCAAGCGCGCCGGTGCCTCGCACACCGCGGCGGCCGCGGTCCCCGACGTCACCGTCGACGCGCTGTTCGCGCAGGCCGGCGTGGTCCGTGCCGAAACCTTGGGCGATCTGCTGGATGCCGCCAGGCTGCTCACCGACCAGCCCCTGCCGGCGGGTGACCGGCTCGCCGTCGTCGGCAACGCGGGTGGCCTCAACATCCTTGCCGCGGACGCCGCCGAGGCGGGCCATCTGCGGGTGCCCGCGCCCAGCGCAGACCTGCGGCAGCGGCTGACGACCGTAGCGCCGGGCGCCGCCGGGCACGATAATCCCCTCGACCTCGGCGCCGGCGCCACACCTCGGGTGTTCGCGGACGCGGTGGGCGCGGTGGCGGCCAGCGGCGAGGCGGACGCCGTGCTGCTGGTCCTGGTCGCCACGCGGGCCAACGACGTCTCGGCCACGCTGGCCGCGCTCGCCCCGATCGTCGACGCGCATCCGGCGCTGACCATCGCCGCCGTCGTCATCGGCGCCCCCGGCACTCCCCCGACGCTCGGCCGACGACGGGTGCCCGTGTTCGACCTGCCGGAGCGGGCCGTCCGGGCCTTGCGCCACGCTGCCCGCTACGCGGCCTGGCGACGCGAGCCTCTCGGCGGATGGCCGGCGCTGCCCGACCTCGACCCGGACACCGCCCGGGCCTGCGCGGCGGAAGGACTCGCCGCGGGCGGTGGATGGCAACCGCACGAGCGTACGGCCCGCATCCTGACCGCCTACGGCATCCCGCTGGCCCCCGCCGCGATCGCCCTCGACGCCGATGCCGCGGTGGCCGCGGCCGGGCGGTTCGGGTATCCGGTCGCGCTCAAATGCGCCGACCCCGAGCTGGTGCACAAGAGCGACACGGGCGGGGTCCGGCTCGGTCTGACCGATGCCGACCAGGTGCGCTCGGCGTTCGCCGGGGTCACGGCCGCCGGACGGCCCGGGTACGGCGCTGTGGTGCAGCCGATGCTCTCCGGTGGGGTCGAGCTGAGCTGCGGCATCGTCCACGACCCGCTCTTCGGCTCGCTGGTCATGGCGGGGCTCGGCGGCGTACACACCGACCTGCTCGACGACCGCGTGTTCCGGCTGGTCCCGCTGACCGACCTGGACGCCGGCCGCATGTGGCGGGCGCTGCGCGGCGCGCCGCTGCTGACCGGCTACCGCGGGAGCCCACCGGCCGACACGGCCGCGGTGGAGGATCTGCTGCTGCGCGTGGGACGGCTCGCCGAGGACCTGCCCGAGGTCGCCGAACTCGACCTCAACCCGGTGCTCGCGGGTCCGGCGGGTGTCGTCGCCCTCGACGCCAAGCTGCGGCTGCATCCCGCGACCGGCGAGCCCGACCCGATCCTGCGAGACCTCCGCCGCCCCTGA
- a CDS encoding FtsX-like permease family protein: MKLVGASNWFVQAPFVVEAMMAGVAGAVAGFALLLAGELLVPTEWTRALPPVPNGRVWLTLPLLAAAGAGVSGCTAWLTLRFHLRI, encoded by the coding sequence ATGAAGCTGGTCGGCGCGTCGAACTGGTTCGTGCAGGCGCCATTCGTCGTCGAAGCGATGATGGCGGGCGTGGCTGGCGCCGTGGCCGGATTCGCGCTGCTTCTCGCCGGGGAACTCCTCGTTCCGACGGAGTGGACGCGCGCGTTGCCGCCCGTACCGAACGGCCGGGTGTGGTTGACGCTGCCCTTGCTGGCGGCCGCCGGCGCCGGGGTGAGCGGATGCACCGCATGGCTCACCCTCCGATTCCACCTCCGCATCTGA
- a CDS encoding DUF1918 domain-containing protein, producing MIARVGDRLVLKGVHLGDLPHVGVITAVRHADGSPPYEVRWLDDGRYALVFPGPEAHVEPAQHGNVGHR from the coding sequence ATGATCGCGCGGGTAGGGGATCGGCTCGTCCTCAAGGGTGTTCACCTAGGCGACCTGCCACACGTCGGGGTGATCACGGCCGTCCGGCACGCCGATGGCAGCCCACCGTATGAGGTCCGCTGGCTGGACGACGGCCGGTACGCCTTGGTCTTCCCCGGGCCGGAGGCCCACGTGGAGCCGGCCCAGCACGGGAACGTCGGTCACCGATGA
- a CDS encoding universal stress protein, with product MSVTRVVVGYDATLPSSAAVDAAARLVPHAHAWITYLWTPPLVDEDLRRRLWTGSRSLDEFIQAIEREGQWRADRIADIGATLARASGWQAETLAHRVMGGEGLELAQLVEKMQPDLVLLGTRGLRGIRAVLGSVSDIVVHQSPKPVLVVPHPLLSTEHHALTDGPVLLGWDGSPGARAALDTAQRLLPGRNLLFATVEDDDTTPEAPPRTGDADPTWLRIPRGHGTTAQAVAHGLITGARDHDAALLVVGSRGRTAAAEILLGSVVMATLHQSHRPVLVVPQPDAD from the coding sequence ATGTCCGTCACACGCGTCGTTGTCGGCTACGACGCCACCCTTCCCTCCTCCGCGGCCGTGGACGCCGCCGCACGGCTCGTCCCGCATGCCCACGCCTGGATCACCTACCTGTGGACTCCGCCGCTGGTCGACGAGGACCTGCGTCGCCGCCTGTGGACCGGCAGCCGCAGCCTCGACGAATTCATCCAGGCCATCGAACGCGAAGGACAATGGCGAGCCGACCGCATCGCCGACATCGGTGCCACGCTCGCACGAGCCAGCGGATGGCAAGCCGAAACCCTCGCCCACCGCGTCATGGGCGGCGAAGGTCTCGAACTTGCGCAACTGGTCGAGAAGATGCAGCCCGATCTCGTGCTGCTCGGCACCCGCGGCCTGCGCGGCATCCGAGCGGTACTCGGCAGCGTCTCCGACATCGTCGTACACCAGAGCCCGAAGCCGGTCCTGGTGGTACCGCATCCGCTACTCAGCACGGAACATCACGCCCTCACCGACGGACCGGTACTCCTCGGCTGGGACGGATCGCCCGGCGCTCGCGCCGCACTCGACACTGCCCAGCGGCTGCTGCCGGGCAGGAACCTGCTGTTCGCCACCGTCGAGGACGACGACACCACACCCGAAGCCCCGCCACGAACCGGCGACGCGGACCCCACCTGGCTGCGGATCCCACGAGGGCACGGGACGACAGCACAGGCCGTCGCCCACGGTCTGATCACGGGCGCCCGCGACCACGACGCCGCCCTGCTCGTCGTCGGCTCGCGAGGACGTACTGCCGCCGCGGAGATCCTGCTGGGCAGCGTAGTCATGGCGACCCTGCACCAATCCCACCGACCCGTCCTCGTCGTACCGCAACCGGACGCGGATTGA
- a CDS encoding universal stress protein, with amino-acid sequence MNATSVTPIVVGVDGSENSLEAVRFAATEAAMRQRPLRIVHAFLWPLSAAVLQGALPPSTEDTRQYADTFLAEAVDHAHKAAPELSVSSAIVEGAAVPVLLHEAESAELLVLGDRGIGGISGLLLGSVAVQTVTHATCPVLVVRGQARPDGPVVVGIDGSAVSARALQEAARAAELRNCDLVAVHTWTSPVSTGPGDMLPLVYDPDAVNTEEQLLLAEAIAGVAEDHPDLQITQEVVRGPARRHLIDWSHRAQLLVVGARGRGGFTGLLLGSVSQHAMYHSACPTMVIRAPFPDNPGHSVG; translated from the coding sequence ATGAACGCGACGTCAGTCACGCCCATCGTGGTCGGCGTGGACGGCTCCGAGAACAGCCTGGAAGCGGTCAGGTTCGCGGCCACCGAAGCCGCGATGCGCCAGCGGCCGCTTCGCATCGTGCATGCCTTCCTCTGGCCGCTATCCGCAGCCGTCCTGCAGGGCGCACTGCCGCCGTCCACCGAGGACACACGACAGTACGCGGACACCTTCCTCGCCGAGGCGGTCGACCACGCACACAAGGCGGCACCAGAGCTTTCCGTGTCTTCGGCGATCGTCGAAGGCGCCGCCGTGCCGGTGCTGCTGCACGAAGCAGAGTCGGCTGAGCTGCTGGTCCTCGGTGACCGCGGGATAGGAGGGATCTCCGGCCTGCTGCTCGGCTCCGTGGCGGTGCAGACCGTGACTCATGCGACCTGCCCGGTGCTCGTCGTTCGAGGACAGGCACGCCCGGATGGTCCCGTCGTCGTCGGAATAGACGGCTCAGCGGTCTCGGCCCGCGCGCTGCAAGAGGCCGCCAGGGCCGCCGAGCTACGCAACTGCGATCTCGTCGCCGTGCACACCTGGACCTCACCGGTGTCAACCGGGCCGGGTGACATGCTTCCGCTCGTCTACGACCCGGACGCGGTGAACACCGAGGAACAGCTGCTACTTGCCGAAGCGATCGCCGGTGTCGCCGAAGACCACCCCGATCTCCAGATCACCCAGGAGGTGGTGCGCGGTCCCGCCAGGCGCCACCTCATCGACTGGTCACACCGCGCGCAGCTGCTGGTGGTCGGAGCCCGCGGGCGCGGCGGATTCACCGGTCTGCTGCTGGGCTCCGTCAGCCAGCACGCGATGTACCACAGCGCCTGCCCGACCATGGTGATCCGCGCGCCCTTCCCCGACAACCCCGGGCACAGCGTCGGATAA